In Dehalococcoidia bacterium, the sequence AATTTATTAAAAAGCTTAGAACAAAAGAAAATAACTGAAGATATACATTGTGTCACAAGATGGACTAAGTTTGACATGAATTGGTCAGGAGTTTCTGTAAAAAAATTATTTGAAGAAATTGATATCGTTCCTCCGACAGATTGGACTATGACTGGATCTTCGACTGGATATACAACAAATGTTCCAACTAAAGATCTTCTCTTAGAAAATACAATTATTTCTTATTCTTATGATGATGAACCAATATCTCCTGAACATGGAGGTCCAATAAGATTGATAGTCCCTCATTTGTATTTTTGGAAATCTGCAAAATGGTTCGATAAAATTATTTTCATGGATTCTGATAAAGCTGGATTTTGGGAAAATTACGGATACCATATGTATGGTGATCCATGGAAAGAGCAAAGATATTCAGGATAAATGAATAATAATTACTTTCATCAATCCAAGATTATTAATAAAAAAATAATTAACTCTGAGTTGTGCTTTGTAGAATTTAAAGTTGAGAATTGGAATAGTCATGTACCCGGTCAATATTCTGAAATTTGCTTAACTGCAGATAATGGATATCAAGCAATTCGGCCTTACTCAATAGCTTCAGAACCAAACTCAAATTATGTTAGATTTCTAATTGAAAAAATTTCAAATGGCGAAGTTTCAACCTTTTTCTTTGATCATTCAATGATAGGAGATAAGGTTCTTATATCAAGACCAATAGGATTAAGATTCATATTAAGAAACGAATCGCTTCCGATTTTTATTTGTTCAGGTTCTGGAATTGCCCCCTTTTTATCAATGACTAAATTCCTAGATTATGAGAAAAAAAATTATAAATTATTTCATTGGTCTAAGACTTTTGATGGTCTAGTAAATTACAGTGACTTTTCAAAGCAAAATAATTCTGAATATCATCCTTTTGTAACTAGAGAAAAATCAGGTATAAATGGAATTGGAACTGAAAGAATATCAAAAAAAGATTTTAATAAATTAGATGAATTATTAAAATACGAAATCTATATATGCGGCTCAGATTATTTTGTTGAAAATGCATCAGAAATAGTTCAAAAAATATTTCTAAATAGTAAGATTTACACTGAAAGATTCGGGTCTTAGGGATTAAATCTAACTACATTTTTAATTACGTTATTTTTTTGTTCAGCATATTCTTCAAAGGCCTTTTGAAGATCTTTTAAGTCTGAGACTCCAGTTTTCAAAGATTTAGGATCCCACCATCCTCTTTCAGCTAGAGCAACAAGCTCTCTAATTTCAGCAATAGGCTCTGGAGTTGTAGCAATTTGAGTAGAATGTATATCTAAATTTTTTCTCAACATCAAACTATGTTCAAACTCAACCATATCATCAGTAACTATGCTAAATGTAATAAATTTTCCTTCATTCTTTATTATATTTAGACATGTATTAAATCCAGCTTCATTTCCTGAAGCATCAACAACAATATCAAATAGTTCGCCATTTGTTACTTCTTCAGATCTTTCAATTAGATTTTCCAAAGATTCATATTTTATAGATTTTGTAGCTCCAAGTGAAATACTTTTATCTAATCTATAATCATGTTTGTCTATGCCAACAATTTCAGAAGCCCCCTGTTTAGAGGCAAGCATAGTAAATGAAAGACCAATTCCCCCTTGACCTAAAATTGCTATTGATTTACCAAATATATTACCCCAATGTTTGGCTGAATAAAGCACAGTTCCTGAATGCTGAAGCATAATCCAATCTTCTAAATCTCCCCAATCCGGAAGCTTAATTATTCTTTCATGATTTTGGTCTAAATATTCAACTGCTCCCCCTGTCCCAATACTACCATCTGGCTTTCTATAATTTGGTATTATAATTGCCCTTGTCCCAACGGGATATCTTTCATCTTTAGATTCAACTGCAACTCCAGCAACTTCATGAATAGGCATTCCAGGCGGTAGCGGGTAGTCTTCTTCAGGTAAAACTTTTTCAAAAGAACTATGTATATCTGATCCGCAGACTGATATACAATCGGTCTTGAATCTTACTTCTCCATCCTTTAATTCACCTAAATCAGGAATATCAGTAATTTCAACTTTCCTGAATCCTGTTATTTGAGCTGCTTTCATAAATCCCCCTATTTATGGTGGGTCCGGCAGGATTTGAACCTGCGACCAATCGGTTATGAGCCGACTGCTCTGACCACTGAGCTACGGACCCCTTATTTTAAATTCTTCTCTTTACTTCAATGAAATTTATATTACACATTTACGTGACGTAAGAAAAGGTTTAAACTTTCTAAAATAATTATTTCATAAAAAACTAATAATGGGACAAATAAAATGAAAATTACTGATGTAAACCTAAAAATTTATAGGTGGGAAAGAGCTACTCCCATAACAAATGGTCTATATACATACACACATAATGTACTCAATATTGTTGAAATCAAGACTGATGAAAAAGATATTACAGGTATTGGTATAGCAGCCAGCATTGATGTCTCTCCAAGTGTAGGAAGAGAGCTAATAGATCATTTTAAAAAAGGAATAATTGGTTTAGATCCTCTTGATAATGAAAGAATATGGCATGAAATGTGGAGACCTAAACTTGTAGGTAGAAGAGGAATAACTACTAGAATTATTTCTGGAATAGATATAGCACTTTGGGACATAAAAGGAAAAGTTTCAGGGCTACCTGTTTATAAACTTTTAGGTGGTTTTACAAATAAAGTCGATACATACATAGCTGGTGGATATTACGAAAAAGGTAAAGGATTAAAAGAATTAGCTAAAGAAATGGAAGATAATGTAAAAATTGGTGCTAGAGCAGTAAAAATAAAGGTGGGAGCACTTCCTGTAAATGAAGATATAGAAAGAATTAAGGTTTGTAGAGAAGTTATTGGGAATGATGTAAAGCTTATGGTAGATGCAAATAATGCTTATAGGCACTATCAAGCTATAGAGTTTGCTAGAAAAGCTGAAAAATATGACCTTTTTTGGTTTGAGGAACCTGTTGAGCCAGATGATTATATAGGACAAGCCGAGATAACAAGATCAACCTCAATTCCAGTAGCTGCTGGAGAAAATGAATATACTAGATATGGATTTAGAGATATGATTAATCATAGGGCTGTAGATATACTTCAACCTGATTGTTTAATTCTAGGTGGAGTTACCGAATTTATGAAAGTTTGTGCACTTGCTCAAAGTAATGATTTAGATATTGCTCCTCATGGAGCACAAGAAGTTCATATTCATCTAGTATCAGCTATACCAAATGGACTAATTTTAGAATATTACAGAGATACCGTAAATCCAATGCACGGTAAAATATGGGATAATGAATTAGTGATTAAAGATGGTTTTGTTTACGCTCCTGATATTCCAGGATTTGGTCTTAATCCTAAGTGGAAAGATCTAGAACCATATAGAGTTTAATTAGAAGAAATTATATAATTATTATTAGAGGAATTATATGAAAGATGTATTTGACGCAGCAATAGAAGAAATTAAAAATAAGAGAAAATTTGTAATTTCAACAGTAACTAGAACTCAAGGATCTACTCCCCAAAAACCAGGTGCAAAATTACTAGTTAGAGAAGATGGTTCAGGAGTAGGGACCTTAGGTGGAGGTTGTGTTGAAGGAGACATATGGTTCGCTTCAAGTGAGAAGATCAAGCGTGAAGAAAACGCTGAAGTAAGACCTTATGAGCTAAATGAAGACCTAGCGGCACAAGATGGATTAGTCTGCGGCGGGACTATGCATTTTTTGATAGATCCTATAGAAGATAAACTTGAATTCGAATTCTTTCTAGATGAAATAGATAAGGCATTTAATG encodes:
- a CDS encoding molybdopterin-dependent oxidoreductase, with translation MVTRGFFGKKENNDRVPPGQYIENRFPVLSAEPTPKIEIENWNLTILNKNEELAKIDWNLLKSLEQKKITEDIHCVTRWTKFDMNWSGVSVKKLFEEIDIVPPTDWTMTGSSTGYTTNVPTKDLLLENTIISYSYDDEPISPEHGGPIRLIVPHLYFWKSAKWFDKIIFMDSDKAGFWENYGYHMYGDPWKEQRYSG
- a CDS encoding FAD-binding oxidoreductase, whose product is MNNNYFHQSKIINKKIINSELCFVEFKVENWNSHVPGQYSEICLTADNGYQAIRPYSIASEPNSNYVRFLIEKISNGEVSTFFFDHSMIGDKVLISRPIGLRFILRNESLPIFICSGSGIAPFLSMTKFLDYEKKNYKLFHWSKTFDGLVNYSDFSKQNNSEYHPFVTREKSGINGIGTERISKKDFNKLDELLKYEIYICGSDYFVENASEIVQKIFLNSKIYTERFGS
- a CDS encoding zinc-binding dehydrogenase, with translation MKAAQITGFRKVEITDIPDLGELKDGEVRFKTDCISVCGSDIHSSFEKVLPEEDYPLPPGMPIHEVAGVAVESKDERYPVGTRAIIIPNYRKPDGSIGTGGAVEYLDQNHERIIKLPDWGDLEDWIMLQHSGTVLYSAKHWGNIFGKSIAILGQGGIGLSFTMLASKQGASEIVGIDKHDYRLDKSISLGATKSIKYESLENLIERSEEVTNGELFDIVVDASGNEAGFNTCLNIIKNEGKFITFSIVTDDMVEFEHSLMLRKNLDIHSTQIATTPEPIAEIRELVALAERGWWDPKSLKTGVSDLKDLQKAFEEYAEQKNNVIKNVVRFNP
- a CDS encoding mandelate racemase/muconate lactonizing enzyme family protein; the protein is MKITDVNLKIYRWERATPITNGLYTYTHNVLNIVEIKTDEKDITGIGIAASIDVSPSVGRELIDHFKKGIIGLDPLDNERIWHEMWRPKLVGRRGITTRIISGIDIALWDIKGKVSGLPVYKLLGGFTNKVDTYIAGGYYEKGKGLKELAKEMEDNVKIGARAVKIKVGALPVNEDIERIKVCREVIGNDVKLMVDANNAYRHYQAIEFARKAEKYDLFWFEEPVEPDDYIGQAEITRSTSIPVAAGENEYTRYGFRDMINHRAVDILQPDCLILGGVTEFMKVCALAQSNDLDIAPHGAQEVHIHLVSAIPNGLILEYYRDTVNPMHGKIWDNELVIKDGFVYAPDIPGFGLNPKWKDLEPYRV